GAGGAGTACGGGGCGAAAGTCCGGATCGGCGGCGAGTGGGTCCTGGGTCGGCGGAAGTCACGCGAGACGACGATCTACGCCGGACCCGTTCTCGCCTACGACAAGCAGATCTATTTCGACCGGGACACCGGCCTTCAGAACGTGAGCTCCGCCGGCGGGAACATCTCCGACCGCTACACGTACACGTCGGCCGGCGTGGAGGCCCGCTACCGCAACCGCACCGTGAGGTTCGGCGAATTCTCCTTCTCGGCCAGCGTCGTCCAGCGGAACTACAAAGAGGTTCCCAACGTCTCTTCGCTCGACGCGCTCCTGTACCGCTTCGGCGGTGACGTCGAGTTCGAGCTGACCCGGAGGCTGTCGCTCGACCTGGACTACGCCTACACCGTCCGCGACTACGACAACCTCCGCGCCCGGAACCGGGACGCGTCGTTGCTGCCGGGGAACGACCTTCTGAAGTACGCTTACAACGACCTGGGCGTGACGTTGCGTGCCGAGCCGACCGAGCGGCTGACGCTCTACCTCGACTACGACTACACGGTGCGAGACGACGTGTTCGCCGGCTACAACGACTACACGCGCCACTCCTATCGCATCCGGGCTCTGTGGTCGGGCCGGCGGACGGGCCTCAGGCTCGCTGCGCGCTACCGCGACAAGAGCTACGACAACGCGTTCATCTTCGACAAGCCGGTGAACCCGCTCGACAACAGTCCGAATCCGCACAAGTCGTACCAGACGCTGCAGATCGACTTCCGGGCCGAGCGGCAGTGGGGCGGGCTGGGCAAGCTCGTTCTCGAGTATCGCCTCTACAATCAGGAGACGGCGGATCCGCGGTACGACTACGACCGGAACCGGCTTTCGCTTTCCTATCGGATCGAGCGGTGAGCCGGAGGCCGGTCAGGAGCCGGTTCCGCTGGAGGCGGGGGACGGAGCCGCGCCGAAGAGGATCCGGCGGAGGAGCTGGCTGGCATCGTCGAGCAGGGAGTAGAAGAGCGGGACCACGAGCAGCGTCAACGTCGTCGAGCTGAGCAGCCCCCCCACGAACGCCCGTCCGAGGCCCGAGTAGGGGATGCCGACGAAGTTCGCCTTGCCGAACGCCATCGGCAGCATGCCGAAGATGGTCGTCAGCGCGGTCATCAGGATGGGACGGAAACGGAGCTTCCCCGCCTCGAGAATCGCCCGGTCGCGTGCGGTCCCGCTGCGGCGGAGGCGGTTCACGAGGTCGACCAGCACGATCCCGTTGTTCACGACCACCCCGGCCAGGAGGACGAGCCCGATCGCCGCCATGATGTCGAGCTTCGATCCCGTCAGGAAGAGCAGCCACCAGGCGCCGATCCACGACAGGACGATCGACGGCATGACGGCCAGAGGCAGCAGGAAACTCTCGAAGAGAAATCCCATGATCAGGTAGATGAACAGCATCGACATGCCGAGGGCGAAGCCGAAGTTGCCCATCTCCTGCCTTTCCCAGCGCATGCTCGAGCCGAAGTCCCAGGAGTATCCGGGGGGCAGCTCCATGCCCTGCATCACCTCCGCCACCCGGGACCTCAGCTCGCGGAGCTCCTCCCGCGTCGTGTTGAGCTTGATCTCGAGAACGGTGCGCCGGTCCCGCCGGCGGATGTCCCCGTAACCCTTCGCGATGCTCACGGCGGCCACCGCGTCGAGGGGGATGCGGCGTCCTCCGGCGGCCGGGACGGTCAGGCTTCGCAGCCGGGCGACGCCCTGACGCTCGTGCTCGGGGAACTGCACCAGGATCTCGATCTCCTTCTCCCCCTGGCGGAAGCGCGGCAGCCGCTGGCCGCGGAGCGCCGTTGCGAGCGTGCCGGTGATCACGCGAGGGTCCAACCCGTACCGGAGGGCCTGGTCGCGGGAGATCCGGACCCGGACCTCTTCCATCGCTGCCTCGAGATCCGGTTCCACGGAGAGGAGACCCTCGATCCGCCGCAACCGCCGCTCCGCCTCGTCCGCCAGCTCCGCGAGGGTTTCGGTATCCTCGCCGTAGAGGCTCACCGTCAGTGATGCGTCGCTGCCGGTGCCCCGCTGCCAGTTGACGTACATCTGCACGCCGGGAGCGGTGGGCATCACCCGATACAGGGCGTCGGTCGCCTCCTCCACGGTGACGTCGCTCTTCTCCGTGGACTCGAGGATGACGCGCACCATTCCGCGGTTGTTCCAGAAACGTGTCTGCACGTGGCGGATGTCGAGTTCTTCGCGCAGCGGCTCGATGGCCTGCTCGACGCGGCGGAACCACTGGTCGGCTTCCCCCAGCGCGTAGCTGTTCGGCAGGTTGAACCAGAACGAGATCTCGCGGCCGCCGCGCTGGTGGCGGCCCTGCTGGAAGGCGAGCTCGACCCGCTGCATCGGGTACCAGGTGGCCGCCACCGCCGCCAGCACGCCGACGAACACCGGGCCCCGGCGGGAGAGGCTCCACCCGAGGATCGCGAGGTAGGCGCGGTGGAGCGGGGCGATCGTTCGGTTGTACGCGGCATCGAACAGCCGGACGAGTCGCCGTCCCCGACTCGCTTCGCCGGCCGGGCGGAGCCAGTGCGCCGCCGCGAGGGGGACGAACAGCAGAGCCACGATCAGCGAGGCGACGATGGCCGAGACCACCGGTAGGGACAGCTTGATGAAAAAGAACCGCATCATCCCTTCCCGGCTCATGATCACCATCGGCAGGAAGACGACGATCGTGGTGACGGTGGCCATCGTCAGGGCGAGGGAGATCTCCGACGCACCCGAGAGCGCCGCCAGCGGAACCGGATGTCCCTCGCGGCGGTACCGGTCGATGTTCTCGGTCACGACGACCGCGTTGTCCACCAGCATTCCGGTGCAGATGATCAGCCCCATCAGCGAGACGAGGTTGATCGATTCGCCGGCGAGGAACATCACCACCAGCGCCACGAGGAGGCTGGCGGGGATCGCCATGGTGATGAGAAGCGTCACCCGCAGGCGGCGGAGGAAGAGATAGAGAACGATCACGGCGAACAGCCCGCCGAGAAGGCCGGTGTCCCGGAGCTGGCGAATCGAATCGGCGATGATCTCGCCCTGATCGAAAAGGACATCGAAATCGGCCGAGCGCGCGAGCACCGGATCCTCGCTGAAGATGCGGTTCAGCTCGGCCCGGGAGGCCGCCGTCACCTCGCGGGTGTTCGCCTCGCTCTCCTTGAAGATCTCCAGCATGGCCGCCGGCCGGCCGTCGAGCCGCGCGCCCCGCGTCGCGGGAGGGAAGTCGTACCGTATCCGGGCCACCTCTCCGAGAACGAGGCCATCCGCACGAACGGGGATCTTCGCCAGATCCTCGATCGAGCGGAAGCGCGCCACGGAGCGCACGAGCAGTTTGCCGCCGCGCTCCCGGACGTCTCCGGAGGAGATGGCGAAGTCGGCGCGCCGCAGCGCCTGAAAGAGGTTCCAGAGCGACAGGCCGTGCGCCTCCAGCGCATCCCGGTCCGGCTCGATGAAGATCTGTTTTTCGCGGACACCCTCGAGATCGACCTGGGCGACCCCCGGAACCCGCTCCAGGGGTTGGACGACCTTGTGGGTGAGAATCCAGTACGGGTCGTCGATCGACGGGGAGAGCCGGATCCCGACCTTCAGCGGCGCATCGTCGGTCGGATTGAAGCGGCGGAGCCGGACCCGATCGACGTCGTCCGGCCAGGAGGTCGCCTTCAGACGTTCCACGCGGTCCGCGACCTCCTGGTACGCCTCGTCCATGTCGACCGACTGGAGGAAACGCATCCAGCATCGCCCGCTGTCGCTCGACGCCTGGCAGTTCACCTCGTCGATGCCGCGGACGGTGTACAGGGCGTCCTCGAGGGGCCGGACGATCTTCTCCTCGACCTCGGAGGGGTTCGCGCCCGGATAGGGCACGAAGACCATCATGAACGGCGGATCGAATCCCGCCGGCATCATCTGGACCGGGAGCCGCGACAGCGCGACCGCGCCGATCAGCAGCAGCGCCAGGAAGAGCATCAGCACCGTCACCGGACGGCGCACCGAGATCGACGGGAGGAGCGCCCCACGGGGCGCCGCCGAGGGCGCTCGCTTCATGGCGGGTCCATCCCCGCGGGAACCGGGGGCGGCACCTCCTCCGCTCCGCGGCCGCTCCGGATCCGCGCCGCCACCCGCTCGGCGCCCGAGTAGAGTGTCGGCAGGACGATCAGGGTGAGGAGCGTGCTCGACAGAAGGCCCGCGATGACGGTCAGCGCCATCGGCGTGCGGATCTCCGCGCCATCACCGAGGCCGAGGGACATCGGTAGCAGGCCGAGCACCGTCGTCGCCGTCGTCATCAGAATCGGGCGCAACCGGACCCGGCCGCCCTCGACGAGGGCGTCCTCCACCGAGAGGCCCCGCCGGCGGAGGCGGTTCACGTAGTCCACGAGCACGATGGCGTTGTTGACGACGATTCCCGCGAGCATGATCATCCCGAGAAACACCACGACCGAGATCGGGATCCCCAGGCCGCCCAACACCACCACGACGCCGAACAGCGCGAGCGGGACGGTGATCATGATCAGGAGGGGGTGCAGCAGCGATTCGAACTGGCTGGCCATCACCACGTAGACGAGGAACACGGACAGGCCGAGGGCGATCCACAGCGAGCGCAGGCTCCGCTGCATCTCCCGCGCCTGCCCCGCCAGCCGCCAGCTCGTCCCCTCCGGCCATTCGAGACGCTCGAGACGCCGGCGGATCAGCTCGCCGGCGCGGCCCAGCGACAGGCCGTTCAGATTCGCCCGGACCAGCGCGACCCGCCGCTGGCCGACCCTCCGGATGTCCGCGGGACCCTCCGCGATCTCGATCCGAGCCACGGCCGAAAGCGGCACCGGCACGGCGCCCC
This genomic interval from Acidobacteriota bacterium contains the following:
- a CDS encoding efflux RND transporter permease subunit — encoded protein: MKRAPSAAPRGALLPSISVRRPVTVLMLFLALLLIGAVALSRLPVQMMPAGFDPPFMMVFVPYPGANPSEVEEKIVRPLEDALYTVRGIDEVNCQASSDSGRCWMRFLQSVDMDEAYQEVADRVERLKATSWPDDVDRVRLRRFNPTDDAPLKVGIRLSPSIDDPYWILTHKVVQPLERVPGVAQVDLEGVREKQIFIEPDRDALEAHGLSLWNLFQALRRADFAISSGDVRERGGKLLVRSVARFRSIEDLAKIPVRADGLVLGEVARIRYDFPPATRGARLDGRPAAMLEIFKESEANTREVTAASRAELNRIFSEDPVLARSADFDVLFDQGEIIADSIRQLRDTGLLGGLFAVIVLYLFLRRLRVTLLITMAIPASLLVALVVMFLAGESINLVSLMGLIICTGMLVDNAVVVTENIDRYRREGHPVPLAALSGASEISLALTMATVTTIVVFLPMVIMSREGMMRFFFIKLSLPVVSAIVASLIVALLFVPLAAAHWLRPAGEASRGRRLVRLFDAAYNRTIAPLHRAYLAILGWSLSRRGPVFVGVLAAVAATWYPMQRVELAFQQGRHQRGGREISFWFNLPNSYALGEADQWFRRVEQAIEPLREELDIRHVQTRFWNNRGMVRVILESTEKSDVTVEEATDALYRVMPTAPGVQMYVNWQRGTGSDASLTVSLYGEDTETLAELADEAERRLRRIEGLLSVEPDLEAAMEEVRVRISRDQALRYGLDPRVITGTLATALRGQRLPRFRQGEKEIEILVQFPEHERQGVARLRSLTVPAAGGRRIPLDAVAAVSIAKGYGDIRRRDRRTVLEIKLNTTREELRELRSRVAEVMQGMELPPGYSWDFGSSMRWERQEMGNFGFALGMSMLFIYLIMGFLFESFLLPLAVMPSIVLSWIGAWWLLFLTGSKLDIMAAIGLVLLAGVVVNNGIVLVDLVNRLRRSGTARDRAILEAGKLRFRPILMTALTTIFGMLPMAFGKANFVGIPYSGLGRAFVGGLLSSTTLTLLVVPLFYSLLDDASQLLRRILFGAAPSPASSGTGS